The DNA segment AAGCTTCGGCATAAACATGGGTAAATCTCCTTGAAATGCCTATTTCGGGTTTGAATGCCCAACGATTGTTTCCCAAATTTATTATTTTATCCTCATAATACCTTCCTGTTGGAACCGAGGTTACCAAGCTTACTCCAAAAATGGCCTTTTGTTGGTACTGGCGAAAATCTTTCCTGTCAAGAGCGGGAGAACCCGTCAAATTGATGCCAAACCGAATGCGCATGTCCGCCATGCCTGTTCGTGAACCCGTAACTTCTTCCCCATTTTGAATCAATTTCCCCTGCATGTCTGCAAAAGGCAACGATACTTGTACCCTCGCCAATTTTTTGGCAATGCCAAAACTGCGAATGTAGTTGATGCCCAGACTTTGGGTGTTCAGTTTAAAATCCTTGATGGGCAATGCCGGGTCAGTCAGCACGTTCCCGGTAATGAAACCATAGCCTACAGCCAATACATTGATGCCTTTGGGAACATTGGCATAAGCCCTTGGCTCGAGGTCTTGGCCATGAACCAAAAAGCAAGAAAAGCAAATTAGTATCGCCGGTATTATTTTCATCTTTGTAAATGGAAATATAAATTTATTGAATAGCTGAAACGTTGGCAAAATTAGTAGCAATTTGGAATTATAAATTAAACAAAAAAAGCTGCAAATCTTGTTGGAATTGCAGCTTTTTGTATCGTTAAATATTTTTTAGTGCTTGAAGTCAAATTCGAAAGCAGCTCCCAAACCAAATTGGTAAAGAGATGAATTTTCTGGATAATAAACTGTTCCCCATCCAGGATACCAAACCGAATCACCGCCATAGCTTGCCCAAATAGTTTGGAAATACCCTTGTAACTTTACAGCAACCACATCGGAGGCTTGAATTTTTACACCCGCTTTAAAGTCCCAAGCAAAACCGGTATGCGATCCAGTTTCTGCGTTTATCCAACCAACTCCTAAGTCCAAACCTAAAAATGGTTTTATACTTGGATTAGATGTTGGAAAATAATTGTTTCCCCCAATTAAAATGTAGTTGACACCAGCATTATCTTTACGAAATCCTGACGGCACATACTGTGTAAAAGTCACATCACTATCCATTCTAAGGTATTTCAATTCAATTGATTTTGTGGGTCTTATATAAAATTCAGCTCCCACTCCATACTGAAATGCACCCTTGAATTCTACATTATATAGATTATCTGATATATTATCATCAAAGGTGTAACCTCCATAAAGATTTAAACCAATATCTCCTTGGTTCTGTGCGTTAACAGCCAAAGCACTTAAAAAGATTCCGGCAATAAGTAATAATTTTTTCATAGTTTTAGTTTTGTTTAATATTAAGTTTTGTTTGTTTTTAGTCCAAAAATTGGGAAAAAACCTAATCAAATATATAGGTTTTATTTCTATTTACCAATAATTTGTGCATCATTTTCCGATGTTTTATTTTCTGCTGCTTTTTTGGCCGCTTTGCCTTTACCTATTGGTATTCCTGCAGTTACGTAAAAAGAACGATTGTATTGATTGGGACTGGAATCTCCTTTCATCACGGTAACCAACCCATGGTAGTAATTAACGCCTATGTTCATCCCATTGCCTCCCATTAGTCTATAACCAAGGCCTACCGCCAAACCGGCATCGATAACATGAATTTGGTCCCTGATTTTGTTTTTATATACCAAATTTTCGCCTTCATAATCGTTCTTGAATTCATCATAAGCTTTACTAAGCAAACCTAATTGCGTTCCTGCCTTGACATAAATATTGTTGGCAAATTTGTATTTGATCATGATGGGCACGTTAAAATAATTAATCTTCCTGTCTACATGGCCACCGGCAAAAGCATTGTCCAAGACATCGTCGTTCAAGGAATAAACAGCCAGTCCATTGGCTCCCATCGATGATTT comes from the Flavobacterium limnophilum genome and includes:
- a CDS encoding transporter; translation: MKIIPAILICFSCFLVHGQDLEPRAYANVPKGINVLAVGYGFITGNVLTDPALPIKDFKLNTQSLGINYIRSFGIAKKLARVQVSLPFADMQGKLIQNGEEVTGSRTGMADMRIRFGINLTGSPALDRKDFRQYQQKAIFGVSLVTSVPTGRYYEDKIINLGNNRWAFKPEIGISRRFTHVYAEAYLGTWFYTDNTEYLTNKVLQQKPTVTFQAHASYYFKNQMWLGLNTNWYKVGETRIDGVPLNDIINDWRIGTTFSVPISKAQALRLQFHTGLMSNLGLNYDSVTLAYQYVFF
- a CDS encoding porin family protein — encoded protein: MKKVLLVAILLLSIQSVNSQVLISLVFGDMLNSPKVEFGLEGGANFSTISNLEGAKSRTDFNLGFYFDFLLKNPSWALNTGVIVKSSMGANGLAVYSLNDDVLDNAFAGGHVDRKINYFNVPIMIKYKFANNIYVKAGTQLGLLSKAYDEFKNDYEGENLVYKNKIRDQIHVIDAGLAVGLGYRLMGGNGMNIGVNYYHGLVTVMKGDSSPNQYNRSFYVTAGIPIGKGKAAKKAAENKTSENDAQIIGK
- a CDS encoding outer membrane beta-barrel protein gives rise to the protein MKKLLLIAGIFLSALAVNAQNQGDIGLNLYGGYTFDDNISDNLYNVEFKGAFQYGVGAEFYIRPTKSIELKYLRMDSDVTFTQYVPSGFRKDNAGVNYILIGGNNYFPTSNPSIKPFLGLDLGVGWINAETGSHTGFAWDFKAGVKIQASDVVAVKLQGYFQTIWASYGGDSVWYPGWGTVYYPENSSLYQFGLGAAFEFDFKH